A genome region from Taeniopygia guttata chromosome 5, bTaeGut7.mat, whole genome shotgun sequence includes the following:
- the PSMC1 gene encoding 26S proteasome regulatory subunit 4 isoform X1 — MEEEFIRNQEQMKPLEEKQEEERSKVDDLRGTPMSVGTLEEIIDDNHAIVSTSVGSEHYVSILSFVDKDLLEPGCSVLLNHKVHAVIGVLMDDTDPLVTVMKVEKAPQETYADIGGLDNQIQEIKESVELPLTHPEYYEEMGIKPPKGVILYGPPGTGKTLLAKAVANQTSATFLRVVGSELIQKYLGDGPKLVRELFRVAEEHAPSIVFIDEIDAIGTKRYDSNSGGEREIQRTMLELLNQLDGFDSRGDVKVIMATNRIETLDPALIRPGRIDRKIEFPLPDEKTKKRIFQIHTSRMTLADDVTLDELIMAKDDLSGADIKAICTEAGLMALRERRMKVTNEDFKKSKENVLYKKQEGTPEGLYL; from the exons ATGGAGGAAGAGTTTATAAGAAATCAAGAACAGATGAAACctttggaagaaaaacaagag GAAGAAAGGTCCAAGGTGGATGATCTGAGAGGAACACCGATGTCTGTGGGTACCTTGGAGGAGATCATTGATGACAACCACGCCATTGTGTCCACATCAGTGGGATCAGAGCACTATGTCAGTATTCTGTCTTTTGTGGACAAGGACCTGCTAGAGCCAGGCTGCTCTGTTTTGCTAAATCATAAG GTTCATGCTGTGATAGGAGTCCTGATGGATGACACAGACCCTTTAGTGACTGTGATGAAAGTAGAGAAAGCGCCTCAAGAAACGTACGCTGACATTGGTGGCCTTGACAACCAAATTCAAGAAATCAAG GAGTCTGTGGAGCTTCCTCTCACCCACCCTGAATATTATGAAGAGATGGGTATAAAGCCACCCAAAGGAGTCATTCTGTATGGCCCACCTGGCACAG GCAAAACTTTACTTGCCAAAGCAGTGGCAAACCAAACATCAGCAACCTTCCTGAGAGTGGTTGGTTCCGAGCTCATCCAGAAGTACCTGGGGGATGGCCCCAAGCTCGTGCGTGAGCTGTTCCGCGTGGCTGAGGAGCACGCCCCGTCCATCGTCTTCATCGATGAGATCGATGCCATCGGAACCAAGAG gTATGACTCAAATTCAGGGGGTGAGAGAGAGATCCAGCGCACGATGTTGGAGCTGCTGAACCAGCTGGATGGGTTTGACTCTCGGGGGGATGTTAAAGTTATCATGGCTACCAACAGAATAGAAACACTGGACCCAGCTTTAATTAGACCAG GACGTATTGATAGGAAAATAGAGTTCCCTCTACCTGATGAAAAGACGAAGAAACGAATCTTCCAGATTCACACAAGCAGGATGACGTTGGCAGATGATGTGACTTTGGATGAGTTGATTATGGCAAAAGATGATCTCAGTGGTGCAGATATTAAG GCAATTTGTACAGAAGCTGGATTGATGGCTTTGAGGGAGCGGAGAATGAAAGTAACAAATGAAGATTTCAAAAAGTCTAAGGAGAACGTTCTTTATAAAAAGCAAGAGGGAACCCCTGAGGGACTGTATCTTTAA
- the PSMC1 gene encoding 26S proteasome regulatory subunit 4 (The RefSeq protein has 1 substitution compared to this genomic sequence): MGQSQSGGHGPGGSKKDDKDKKKKYEPPVPTRVGKKKKKTKGPDAASKLPLVTPHTQCRLKLLKLERIKDYLLMEEEFIRNQEQMKPLEEKQEEERSKVDDLRGTPMSVGTLEEIIDDNHAIVSTSVGSEHYVSILSFVDKDLLEPGCSVLLNHKVHAVIGVLMDDTDPLVTVMKVEKAPQETYADIGGLDNQIQEIKESVELPLTHPEYYEEMGIKPPKGVILYGPPGTGKTLLAKAVANQTSATFXRVVGSELIQKYLGDGPKLVRELFRVAEEHAPSIVFIDEIDAIGTKRYDSNSGGEREIQRTMLELLNQLDGFDSRGDVKVIMATNRIETLDPALIRPGRIDRKIEFPLPDEKTKKRIFQIHTSRMTLADDVTLDELIMAKDDLSGADIKAICTEAGLMALRERRMKVTNEDFKKSKENVLYKKQEGTPEGLYL; encoded by the exons ATG GGTCAAAGTCAGAGTGGTGGACATGGTCCTGGTGGTAGCAAGAAGGATGACAAG gacaagaagaagaaatatgaaCCTCCAGTTCCAACcagagtggggaaaaagaaaaagaagaccAAGGGACCAGATGCTGCCAGCAAACTGCCCCTGG TGACTCCTCACACACAGTGCAGACTCAAGCTGTTGAAATTGGAGAGAATTAAAGATTACCTCTTAATGGAGGAAGAGTTTATAAGAAATCAAGAACAGATGAAACctttggaagaaaaacaagag GAAGAAAGGTCCAAGGTGGATGATCTGAGAGGAACACCGATGTCTGTGGGTACCTTGGAGGAGATCATTGATGACAACCACGCCATTGTGTCCACATCAGTGGGATCAGAGCACTATGTCAGTATTCTGTCTTTTGTGGACAAGGACCTGCTAGAGCCAGGCTGCTCTGTTTTGCTAAATCATAAG GTTCATGCTGTGATAGGAGTCCTGATGGATGACACAGACCCTTTAGTGACTGTGATGAAAGTAGAGAAAGCGCCTCAAGAAACGTACGCTGACATTGGTGGCCTTGACAACCAAATTCAAGAAATCAAG GAGTCTGTGGAGCTTCCTCTCACCCACCCTGAATATTATGAAGAGATGGGTATAAAGCCACCCAAAGGAGTCATTCTGTATGGCCCACCTGGCACAG GCAAAACTTTACTTGCCAAAGCAGTGGCAAACCAAACATCAGCAACCTTCCTGAGAGTGGTTGGTTCCGAGCTCATCCAGAAGTACCTGGGGGATGGCCCCAAGCTCGTGCGTGAGCTGTTCCGCGTGGCTGAGGAGCACGCCCCGTCCATCGTCTTCATCGATGAGATCGATGCCATCGGAACCAAGAG gTATGACTCAAATTCAGGGGGTGAGAGAGAGATCCAGCGCACGATGTTGGAGCTGCTGAACCAGCTGGATGGGTTTGACTCTCGGGGGGATGTTAAAGTTATCATGGCTACCAACAGAATAGAAACACTGGACCCAGCTTTAATTAGACCAG GACGTATTGATAGGAAAATAGAGTTCCCTCTACCTGATGAAAAGACGAAGAAACGAATCTTCCAGATTCACACAAGCAGGATGACGTTGGCAGATGATGTGACTTTGGATGAGTTGATTATGGCAAAAGATGATCTCAGTGGTGCAGATATTAAG GCAATTTGTACAGAAGCTGGATTGATGGCTTTGAGGGAGCGGAGAATGAAAGTAACAAATGAAGATTTCAAAAAGTCTAAGGAGAACGTTCTTTATAAAAAGCAAGAGGGAACCCCTGAGGGACTGTATCTTTAA